The following coding sequences are from one Synergistaceae bacterium window:
- the ybeY gene encoding rRNA maturation RNase YbeY — MTFEFTFDLKEKSDISHENIKKIENIYTSFLLKKNVIPEAVSYVNVSLTFMDLSNMTILNNEYRHMSEGTDVLSFPFWETEDSFFSPPLDWRFLPLGDIIICPEIIKQNAIEQKKEVINEMVLVIFHGLLHLIGYDHDNNERKQQMWKEQNDLLLEYFTSNT; from the coding sequence ATGACATTTGAATTTACATTCGACTTAAAAGAAAAAAGTGATATTAGTCATGAGAACATTAAAAAAATAGAAAATATATACACTTCTTTTTTACTAAAAAAAAATGTTATTCCAGAGGCTGTTTCTTATGTAAATGTCTCTCTCACTTTTATGGATTTATCAAATATGACTATTTTAAATAACGAGTATAGGCATATGTCAGAAGGGACAGATGTCCTGTCTTTTCCATTTTGGGAGACAGAGGACAGTTTTTTTAGTCCTCCTCTGGACTGGAGATTTCTTCCACTAGGGGACATAATTATTTGTCCGGAAATAATTAAACAAAATGCAATAGAACAAAAAAAAGAAGTAATAAATGAAATGGTATTAGTTATATTTCATGGGCTATTACACCTTATCGGATATGACCATGATAACAATGAACGGAAACAACAAATGTGGAAAGAACAAAACGATTTGCTATTGGAGTATTTCACTTCTAATACATAA
- the glyQ gene encoding glycine--tRNA ligase subunit alpha — MNFQEIIFRLEKFWSSEGCIIQHPYDMEVGAGTMNPATTLRVLGPEPWRVAYVEPSRRPTDGRYGENPNRLQHYYQYQVIIQPAPSNIQEIYIESLKAIGINPKEHDIRFVEDDWENPTTGASGLGWEVWLDGMEITQFTYFQQMGAIDMDVVPSEITYGLERIAMFVQKVDSVYDLIWTDNVKYGDIHHKSEVEHSMYNFEIASTEMLFQLFNMYESEARKILERKIVLPAYDYVLKCSHTFNLLDARNAISVTERTGYIGRVRALASICCQLYIKQREVMGFPLLNKFQKHENYKEVEF; from the coding sequence TTGAATTTTCAAGAGATAATATTTAGGCTAGAAAAATTCTGGTCATCAGAGGGGTGTATTATACAGCACCCGTATGATATGGAAGTAGGAGCAGGAACTATGAATCCAGCAACAACCCTTAGAGTATTGGGCCCTGAGCCTTGGCGAGTCGCTTACGTAGAACCTTCTAGAAGACCAACAGATGGCCGCTATGGTGAAAACCCTAACCGATTACAACATTATTATCAATATCAAGTTATAATTCAACCTGCACCCTCAAATATACAGGAGATATATATTGAAAGTTTAAAGGCTATTGGAATAAATCCAAAAGAGCATGACATTCGTTTTGTTGAGGATGATTGGGAAAATCCGACAACTGGTGCATCCGGTCTTGGATGGGAAGTTTGGTTGGATGGAATGGAAATAACGCAATTTACTTATTTTCAACAAATGGGTGCTATAGATATGGATGTTGTGCCTTCAGAAATTACATATGGATTAGAGAGAATTGCAATGTTTGTTCAAAAAGTTGATTCTGTTTATGATTTAATTTGGACCGATAATGTCAAATATGGTGATATACACCATAAAAGCGAAGTAGAGCATTCTATGTATAACTTCGAAATAGCAAGTACAGAAATGCTTTTTCAACTTTTTAATATGTACGAGTCTGAAGCAAGAAAAATATTAGAACGCAAAATAGTATTACCTGCATATGACTATGTTTTAAAATGCTCTCATACTTTTAATCTATTAGACGCGAGAAATGCAATAAGTGTAACAGAGAGAACTGGCTATATTGGAAGAGTAAGGGCTTTAGCCAGTATTTGCTGCCAATTATACATAAAACAAAGAGAAGTAATGGGATTTCCTCTTTTAAATAAATTCCAAAAACATGAAAATTATAAGGAGGTGGAATTTTAA
- a CDS encoding pyruvate, phosphate dikinase yields the protein MDLAKKYVYDFSEGDESMRGLLGGKGANLAQMWKIGLPVPPGFIITTEACHEYWKEEDFVSSIWSNVTEAISKVETLSGKNFGGDKNPLLVSVRSGAPVSMPGMMDTILNLGLNDKTVVALAEEAKDERFAYDSYRRFIQMFSNVVLGVKMDKFEEKLHALKIKTGVSKDHKLSAESLKELTKEYKDIVKSEGLEFPVDPWEQLKLAIEAVFRSWNTPRAITYRKINNISDSYGTAVSVVAMVFGNLGDDCATGVCFSRSPSTGENRLYGEYLVNAQGEDVVSGIRTPVPIEELETEMPEVFIEFSRIVRLLEQHYKDAQDIEFTIEKGKLYILQTRNGKRTASAAVKIAVDMFKEKLIDERTAISRVSPEQIEQLLHPQIDPNVDYQRLAKGLPASPGAAVGIVVFNADEAAERGSNGEKIILVRPETTPDDIHGLFASQGVLTTHGGMTSHAAVVARGLGKPCVSGCEEIKINLKEENFVVNGVIVNKGDYLTLNGNTGEVALGKLTLVDPLFDENFQIILDMADKVATLEVWGNADTPEDAERARVFGAKGIGLCRTEHMFMAPERISVMEEMVVSTTTEERIEQLNKLEKMQEGDFLGILEAMDGLPVTIRLLDPPLHEFLPKLNVLEEKLKKTNSNSEEAKKIKNTIKRAIELSEQNPMLGFRGCRLGLVYPEIYEMQIRAIFNAACKLAKRKITVIPNIMIPLVSTQEETKRLFNTVKEIGDNIIKKNNCSLNYYIGTMIELPRAAMVADKIAEYAQFFSFGTNDLTQTTFGFSRDDAEGKFLAQYIDQGILKHNPFAILDREGVGTLMRMAVSSGRATNPEIKIGICGEHGGEPSSVAFCHHLGLNYVSCSPFRIPVARISAAHVALGLLD from the coding sequence ATGGATTTGGCAAAAAAGTATGTATATGATTTTTCTGAAGGTGACGAGTCTATGCGAGGGCTTTTAGGAGGCAAGGGAGCAAATCTTGCACAAATGTGGAAAATAGGGCTACCTGTTCCTCCAGGATTTATAATAACAACCGAGGCATGTCATGAATATTGGAAAGAAGAGGATTTTGTATCAAGTATATGGTCGAATGTAACAGAAGCCATATCAAAAGTGGAAACACTTTCGGGTAAAAATTTTGGAGGCGATAAAAACCCCCTGTTAGTTTCCGTCCGCTCTGGAGCCCCCGTATCTATGCCAGGGATGATGGACACGATTTTAAATCTTGGGCTTAATGATAAAACAGTTGTGGCTCTTGCAGAAGAAGCAAAAGATGAAAGGTTTGCATATGACAGTTATCGGAGATTTATACAAATGTTCTCCAATGTGGTTTTAGGAGTAAAAATGGATAAATTTGAAGAGAAATTGCATGCCTTAAAAATTAAAACTGGAGTATCAAAAGATCATAAATTATCTGCCGAATCATTAAAAGAACTAACTAAAGAATACAAAGATATAGTAAAAAGTGAAGGGCTAGAGTTCCCGGTTGATCCGTGGGAGCAACTCAAGCTTGCTATAGAAGCAGTTTTTAGAAGCTGGAATACACCAAGAGCTATAACCTATAGAAAAATAAATAACATTTCAGATTCCTATGGCACCGCAGTTAGCGTTGTGGCAATGGTGTTTGGAAATCTAGGTGATGATTGTGCTACTGGGGTTTGCTTTTCAAGAAGTCCTTCTACTGGAGAGAATCGTCTTTACGGTGAATATTTAGTTAATGCTCAAGGAGAAGATGTTGTTTCCGGTATAAGAACCCCTGTTCCAATAGAAGAGCTTGAAACAGAAATGCCTGAAGTTTTTATAGAGTTTTCTAGAATAGTAAGGCTCTTAGAACAGCATTACAAAGATGCACAAGACATAGAATTTACAATAGAAAAGGGCAAGCTATATATTTTGCAAACCCGAAATGGCAAAAGAACTGCTTCTGCTGCCGTAAAAATAGCAGTGGATATGTTTAAAGAAAAATTAATAGATGAAAGAACTGCAATATCAAGAGTTTCTCCAGAGCAAATTGAACAGCTCTTGCATCCTCAAATTGATCCCAACGTAGATTATCAAAGGTTAGCAAAGGGTCTTCCAGCCTCACCTGGAGCAGCTGTAGGAATAGTAGTATTCAACGCAGATGAAGCAGCTGAACGCGGTTCTAACGGAGAGAAGATTATTTTGGTTAGACCTGAAACGACACCTGATGATATTCATGGTCTTTTTGCTTCTCAAGGAGTTCTTACAACACACGGAGGAATGACAAGTCACGCTGCTGTAGTGGCAAGAGGTTTGGGAAAACCTTGTGTTTCTGGATGTGAAGAAATTAAGATTAACCTTAAGGAAGAAAACTTTGTTGTGAATGGAGTTATCGTCAACAAAGGTGACTATCTTACTTTAAATGGCAATACAGGAGAGGTGGCCTTAGGAAAGCTCACTTTAGTTGATCCACTTTTCGATGAAAACTTCCAGATAATACTTGACATGGCAGATAAAGTTGCGACTCTAGAAGTTTGGGGCAATGCGGACACTCCTGAAGATGCAGAGAGAGCACGCGTTTTTGGTGCTAAAGGCATAGGCCTCTGTAGAACTGAGCACATGTTTATGGCTCCTGAAAGAATAAGTGTTATGGAAGAAATGGTTGTTTCGACTACCACAGAAGAGAGAATAGAGCAACTAAATAAATTAGAGAAAATGCAAGAAGGTGATTTCTTAGGAATTTTAGAAGCAATGGACGGATTACCCGTTACCATTAGGCTTCTAGATCCACCTCTGCATGAGTTTTTACCCAAACTTAATGTTCTGGAAGAAAAACTTAAAAAAACAAATTCTAATAGTGAAGAAGCTAAAAAAATAAAAAACACTATAAAAAGAGCAATAGAATTAAGCGAACAAAATCCAATGTTAGGTTTTAGAGGTTGTCGTTTAGGATTGGTTTATCCTGAAATTTATGAAATGCAAATAAGAGCCATATTTAATGCGGCTTGTAAATTAGCAAAAAGAAAGATTACCGTTATTCCTAATATAATGATACCCCTTGTTTCCACGCAAGAAGAAACCAAAAGACTCTTTAACACAGTAAAAGAAATAGGAGATAATATTATAAAAAAGAATAATTGTTCATTAAATTACTATATAGGCACTATGATTGAATTGCCTAGGGCTGCCATGGTAGCAGACAAAATTGCAGAATATGCTCAATTTTTCAGCTTTGGCACAAACGATTTAACGCAAACTACGTTTGGTTTTTCAAGAGATGATGCAGAAGGAAAATTCTTGGCTCAATACATTGATCAAGGTATCCTAAAACACAATCCATTTGCGATATTGGACAGAGAAGGCGTTGGAACTCTTATGAGAATGGCCGTATCTTCAGGAAGAGCCACAAATCCAGAAATAAAGATAGGAATCTGCGGAGAACATGGGGGAGAGCCTTCAAGCGTCGCATTTTGCCATCATTTAGGTTTAAATTATGTTAGCTGTTCTCCTTTTAGGATTCCGGTTGCCAGAATTTCTGCTGCGCACGTCGCACTTGGTTTACTTGATTAA
- the recO gene encoding DNA repair protein RecO: MMQYSNFEKLEQGYYEQAGTVIQRKDSLKNGLTLLLFLRDLGPRWVIAPTGSSKSRFGGAIEPMVWGLYNIYQSPSGLYLKSSEIKEDFLLLRRCSKHLHTALRLYKTVSRVIFTTHESNDILNLLWSSMLLLKDGCTSELVEFRFTWRLLNLMGLAPSFKQCVLCGSLINESSFWCDDGFCCSNCTSDILVNISQLKDMRCAAMLKQEDFITWSENNIDIDIFNDFSVKLKKFLSSQ; this comes from the coding sequence TTGATGCAGTATAGCAATTTTGAGAAACTAGAACAGGGGTATTATGAGCAAGCAGGTACAGTTATACAAAGAAAAGACTCGCTTAAAAACGGTCTTACTCTGTTACTTTTTTTACGTGATTTAGGGCCAAGGTGGGTTATAGCACCAACAGGATCAAGTAAAAGTAGATTTGGTGGTGCTATAGAGCCGATGGTATGGGGTCTCTATAATATCTATCAAAGTCCATCTGGACTTTATTTGAAATCCTCTGAAATTAAAGAAGATTTCTTGTTATTAAGAAGGTGTTCTAAGCACTTACATACAGCTCTTCGACTTTATAAAACTGTTAGTAGAGTAATTTTTACTACTCACGAAAGTAATGATATCTTAAATTTATTATGGAGTTCAATGTTGCTTTTAAAAGATGGTTGTACTTCAGAGCTAGTGGAGTTTCGTTTTACATGGAGATTACTAAATTTAATGGGACTCGCTCCTTCTTTTAAACAATGTGTGTTGTGTGGTTCGCTAATAAACGAAAGCTCGTTTTGGTGCGATGATGGTTTTTGTTGCTCAAATTGCACGAGTGATATTTTAGTAAATATAAGCCAACTCAAAGATATGCGCTGTGCTGCGATGTTGAAACAAGAGGATTTTATCACCTGGTCCGAAAATAATATTGATATCGATATTTTTAATGATTTTTCTGTTAAACTAAAAAAGTTTTTATCTTCTCAGTGA
- a CDS encoding glycine--tRNA ligase subunit beta produces MDTKDLILEIGTEEIPARFIQKALEDLYLYTKQEFERAYIEHEEIKVQGTPRRFLIYIKDVAIIQKDREERVKGPAKSKSFDVNGNATKAAEGFAKSQGLHVCDLKVELINNTEYLMAVTSQSGLETKEILPEILERIIKSLSFPKSMYWENNNVRFARPVRWLLALFGSDIINIRFGNVLSNRITRGHRFMGSSKIEIFTTDEYFDELKRNFVIIDPEERKRKIFTGIKSIEKELDVKVDIEENLLKEVIHLNEYPIAFYGSFNKTFLEIPEEVLILTMAKNQRYFPVRDFDGNLLPYFVGVSNNLAVNMDVVKEGNERVLSARLYDAAFFWNEDRKRTLEEMTNDLKNIIYQEQLGSLYEKVQRIRKLSSVLTEKLGKNKILPMIDRAASISKADISSSMVYEFPEVQGIMGREYAKKAGEDKRVSLAMYEQYLPRFSGDEIPTDDIGAIIGLAERIDTITSIFKIGQEPTSTQDPYALRRAARCINEIIWGLFYDIDLRYLVETSAALFVLESKRIEQVLSFLNTRIEVQLLERNFDRNVVLLALQTVPYRPLQILRLAETLQKVCKEDWFADLIIAAVRVKNLLTKATREFNEVDPQKFLNDSEKKLNDELEYLTTIAKDAIKASDWEKLSLTLAKLAPLISRFFEDVLVMDKNLEIRNNRLALLAKCELFFMQIGDFSLLK; encoded by the coding sequence ATGGATACTAAAGATTTAATTCTTGAAATAGGTACAGAAGAAATTCCAGCTCGCTTTATACAGAAAGCACTTGAAGACTTGTACCTCTATACAAAACAGGAATTTGAGCGGGCATATATAGAACATGAAGAAATTAAAGTACAAGGTACACCAAGAAGATTTTTAATATATATCAAGGATGTTGCTATAATTCAAAAAGACAGAGAAGAGAGAGTAAAAGGTCCTGCAAAATCAAAGTCATTCGACGTAAATGGAAACGCGACAAAGGCTGCTGAAGGTTTTGCTAAAAGTCAAGGCCTGCATGTATGTGATTTAAAGGTTGAATTAATTAACAACACAGAATATTTAATGGCAGTAACGAGCCAGTCGGGGTTAGAAACTAAAGAAATTCTTCCGGAAATATTAGAGAGAATAATAAAAAGCCTTTCTTTTCCCAAAAGTATGTATTGGGAAAACAACAATGTTCGGTTTGCACGACCTGTAAGGTGGTTATTAGCCCTATTTGGATCAGATATCATTAATATTAGGTTTGGTAACGTACTCAGCAACAGAATAACAAGAGGCCATCGCTTTATGGGAAGTTCCAAAATTGAAATTTTTACAACGGACGAATATTTTGATGAACTTAAAAGAAACTTTGTCATAATTGATCCAGAGGAAAGAAAGAGAAAGATTTTTACTGGAATTAAGAGCATAGAAAAAGAATTGGATGTAAAGGTAGATATAGAAGAAAACTTACTAAAAGAAGTTATACACTTGAACGAATATCCAATAGCTTTTTACGGTAGTTTTAATAAGACATTCTTAGAGATTCCAGAAGAAGTATTGATATTAACAATGGCAAAAAATCAAAGATATTTTCCTGTAAGAGACTTTGATGGAAACCTCTTACCATATTTTGTAGGTGTAAGCAACAATTTGGCCGTGAATATGGATGTAGTGAAGGAAGGAAATGAACGAGTATTAAGTGCTAGACTATATGATGCAGCGTTTTTCTGGAACGAAGACAGAAAAAGAACTTTGGAAGAAATGACTAATGATTTAAAAAATATAATTTATCAAGAGCAATTGGGATCTTTATATGAAAAAGTTCAAAGGATAAGAAAGCTTTCATCAGTTTTAACAGAAAAGCTGGGGAAAAATAAAATATTACCTATGATTGATAGAGCAGCATCAATATCAAAAGCAGATATATCATCAAGTATGGTATATGAATTCCCTGAAGTACAAGGCATTATGGGAAGAGAATACGCAAAAAAAGCCGGAGAAGATAAGAGAGTATCTCTAGCTATGTATGAACAATATTTGCCAAGATTTTCAGGTGATGAAATTCCAACTGATGATATAGGAGCAATAATTGGCTTGGCAGAACGAATAGACACCATTACTTCGATATTTAAAATAGGGCAAGAGCCGACTTCAACCCAAGATCCATATGCACTTAGGAGGGCTGCCCGCTGTATCAACGAAATAATCTGGGGCCTTTTTTATGATATTGATTTAAGATATTTAGTTGAGACGTCAGCCGCACTGTTTGTTTTAGAAAGTAAAAGGATTGAGCAAGTTTTATCTTTTTTGAATACACGTATTGAAGTACAATTACTTGAAAGAAACTTTGATAGAAATGTTGTCCTTTTAGCTTTACAAACGGTACCATATAGACCATTACAGATACTGCGCTTGGCTGAAACATTACAAAAGGTATGCAAAGAAGATTGGTTTGCTGATTTAATTATTGCAGCGGTCAGAGTTAAAAACTTACTCACAAAAGCTACAAGAGAATTTAACGAAGTTGACCCACAGAAATTTCTTAACGATTCTGAAAAGAAGCTTAATGATGAGTTAGAATATTTAACGACCATTGCAAAAGATGCAATAAAAGCTTCCGACTGGGAAAAGCTTTCTTTGACGTTAGCTAAGCTCGCCCCACTAATATCACGTTTTTTTGAAGACGTATTAGTAATGGACAAAAATCTGGAAATTAGAAATAACCGCCTAGCCTTACTTGCGAAATGCGAGTTGTTTTTTATGCAAATTGGGGATTTTAGTTTGTTAAAGTAG
- a CDS encoding GTPase Era — MPNVGKSSIINAMLEEKAVAVSHKPQTTRNAIRCIYTSDKEQIIFVDTPGVHTPEHNLGKYMLQEALDTLNQVDLICFVVDALSSKINEREEMILETLSSVTVPVILIINKIDKLKNIDLYDRVASLYCNRFCFKDVVPISALENINLKKLIEKISVFLPTQPYIYDKDMLMDVTERFLAAEIIREKILLHTEEEVPHSVAVLIEEFKNPDEYPELKVAKIRATIIVDRVGQRGIIIGKKGLKLKEIGCAARIDLVEKFGYPIYLELWVKVKPGWKKSVDELRRLGYSS; from the coding sequence ATGCCAAATGTTGGGAAATCCTCAATAATAAATGCTATGCTTGAAGAAAAAGCTGTGGCAGTTTCTCATAAACCACAAACAACGAGGAACGCAATTAGGTGTATTTACACATCAGATAAAGAGCAGATTATTTTTGTTGATACTCCAGGAGTTCATACCCCAGAACATAATTTAGGCAAGTATATGCTACAAGAAGCATTAGACACTTTGAACCAAGTAGATTTAATATGTTTTGTAGTTGACGCATTAAGTTCTAAGATAAACGAGAGGGAAGAAATGATCTTAGAAACACTTTCTTCGGTTACTGTTCCAGTAATTTTAATTATTAATAAAATTGATAAACTAAAAAACATAGATTTATATGATAGGGTTGCAAGTTTATACTGTAATAGGTTTTGTTTTAAAGATGTAGTTCCCATTTCGGCTTTAGAAAATATTAATCTTAAAAAATTAATAGAGAAGATTAGCGTATTCCTTCCAACTCAACCTTATATATATGATAAAGATATGTTAATGGACGTTACAGAACGATTTTTAGCAGCAGAAATTATAAGAGAAAAAATTTTATTGCATACAGAAGAAGAAGTGCCGCATAGCGTAGCTGTTTTGATTGAAGAATTCAAGAATCCTGATGAATATCCGGAACTAAAGGTGGCAAAGATAAGAGCAACTATTATTGTCGACCGAGTCGGTCAAAGGGGAATAATAATAGGTAAAAAAGGGTTAAAATTAAAAGAAATTGGATGTGCGGCAAGAATAGATTTAGTTGAGAAATTTGGATATCCCATTTATCTTGAGCTATGGGTTAAAGTGAAACCAGGATGGAAGAAATCAGTTGACGAGCTTCGAAGATTGGGTTATAGCAGTTGA